A genomic region of Magnetospirillum sp. WYHS-4 contains the following coding sequences:
- a CDS encoding glycosyltransferase family 39 protein, whose amino-acid sequence MIAGLVVALELLACLGLGAALLRLSGVASALERDEWLGWAFALGLGSLGWLVFFLGAVGFFSPVPLALLLLAGTAGLWFLRDLPSVRSDPTAFGPWGWLLAAGLAVALGFDILEGLSPPADADTMAYHFDLPKRFLAAGRLFFVPRAMDGAIPMLVHMTYVPALGLGGEKALTLWTMASGWGASALLYAVARRWLDRRWSLAATLAFLTLPAVVYGAGTGQVEVRNALFVLVAALAVAEARATGDTRWAALAGIAVGFYMGSKLTGLQFGLACGLVILFQRHWLSHGIVFGLAALFAGGQWYGWNWWHSGDPLFPILYGLVDYRIPGSWDADHQAELWRFIREEERAVPNNLAWMLAYPFVATLAGKPVFESGRTGLGPLILMVLPFALAGLWRFRERLKGRRLSTVAAVTGLFYVVWFLVGSSQRIRHLIPVFPLLLLCVMVAAERWAGRRGLFRPLAAALTLALGLQLGGQGVFSLKFAIHVLRSEPRDTFLERNVIGYAGARWVNENLEPASRIFVYLRWLNYLIDVPVHYGHSTQAAQVDLRAEAADPIRFYHQLAAVGTTHLLVIDRDDRSPPRSLDLWRGLREKGCLAEKKVIAGTSFGSRTLGSEEDSRPIREIVFQLKGPECLR is encoded by the coding sequence ATGATCGCGGGACTGGTCGTCGCGCTGGAGCTTCTGGCCTGCCTTGGTCTAGGTGCGGCATTGCTGCGCCTGTCCGGTGTCGCGTCGGCGCTGGAGCGGGACGAATGGCTGGGCTGGGCCTTTGCCCTGGGGCTGGGAAGCCTGGGCTGGCTGGTGTTCTTCCTGGGGGCCGTCGGCTTTTTTTCGCCGGTGCCCCTGGCCCTTCTTCTTCTGGCCGGCACGGCGGGACTTTGGTTCCTGCGGGACCTGCCCTCCGTCCGATCCGACCCGACCGCTTTCGGGCCCTGGGGTTGGCTGTTGGCCGCCGGCCTCGCGGTCGCATTGGGATTCGACATCCTGGAGGGGCTTTCGCCGCCGGCCGACGCCGATACCATGGCCTACCATTTCGACCTGCCCAAGCGATTCCTGGCCGCCGGCCGTCTGTTCTTCGTCCCCCGCGCCATGGACGGCGCCATCCCCATGCTGGTCCACATGACCTACGTTCCGGCCCTGGGACTGGGCGGAGAGAAGGCCCTGACGCTGTGGACCATGGCTTCCGGCTGGGGAGCGTCAGCCCTGTTGTACGCCGTTGCCCGCCGCTGGCTGGACCGTCGCTGGAGCCTTGCGGCCACGCTGGCCTTCCTGACGCTTCCCGCCGTGGTTTACGGAGCCGGAACCGGCCAGGTCGAGGTGCGCAACGCCCTGTTCGTCCTTGTTGCCGCGCTGGCGGTGGCGGAGGCCAGGGCAACCGGAGATACCCGGTGGGCGGCCCTCGCGGGGATCGCGGTGGGATTCTACATGGGCAGCAAGCTGACCGGCCTGCAGTTCGGCCTGGCCTGCGGACTCGTGATCCTGTTCCAGCGCCACTGGCTCAGCCACGGGATCGTCTTCGGGCTGGCTGCCCTGTTTGCCGGCGGACAGTGGTACGGCTGGAACTGGTGGCATTCGGGCGATCCGCTGTTCCCGATTCTCTACGGATTGGTGGACTACAGGATTCCCGGGTCCTGGGACGCCGATCACCAGGCGGAACTATGGCGCTTCATCCGCGAGGAGGAACGGGCGGTTCCCAACAACTTGGCCTGGATGCTGGCCTATCCCTTCGTCGCCACCCTGGCCGGCAAGCCGGTCTTCGAGTCCGGAAGGACGGGACTGGGCCCGCTGATCCTGATGGTCCTGCCCTTCGCCCTGGCCGGGCTCTGGCGGTTCCGGGAACGGCTGAAAGGGCGTCGACTGTCGACCGTCGCCGCCGTCACCGGCCTGTTCTACGTCGTTTGGTTTCTGGTGGGGTCGTCCCAGAGAATCCGGCACCTGATTCCCGTTTTTCCTTTGCTGCTGCTTTGCGTCATGGTGGCCGCCGAACGATGGGCAGGGAGGCGAGGGCTTTTCCGACCGTTGGCTGCGGCGCTGACCTTGGCGTTGGGACTGCAATTGGGTGGCCAGGGCGTCTTTTCCCTGAAATTCGCCATCCATGTCCTGAGGAGCGAGCCGCGGGACACTTTTCTAGAGCGCAATGTCATCGGTTATGCTGGCGCCCGCTGGGTCAACGAAAACCTGGAACCGGCGAGCCGGATTTTCGTGTATCTTCGCTGGCTCAACTACCTGATCGACGTTCCAGTCCATTACGGGCATTCGACCCAAGCTGCTCAGGTCGATCTACGCGCCGAGGCGGCGGACCCGATCCGGTTTTATCACCAACTCGCCGCGGTCGGCACGACCCATCTTCTAGTGATCGACCGGGATGACCGATCCCCCCCTCGCAGCCTGGATCTCTGGCGAGGGCTTCGGGAAAAGGGATGCCTCGCGGAGAAGAAGGTCATCGCAGGCACGAGCTTCGGGTCGCGGACCCTGGGGTCCGAAGAGGACAGCAGACCCATCCGGGAAATCGTCTTCCAGTTAAAGGGACCCGAATGCTTGCGGTAG